In Dyella terrae, one DNA window encodes the following:
- a CDS encoding NrsF family protein encodes MSDTSRHEALIQALGEQLTPVRRLLSPWRRTLGWMLLVAVMASLLLWRFGAEPMMRRWEHTPDLAIAAIGALLTAISAAWAAFSLGVPGRSRAWIWLPVPPALLWIGASGVGCLRVLLSGDAHAHTAVDCLFLIIGFSIPLSVLMIVLLRRACPLSPVRTAVLIGLASAGASAVLLEICHSFISTGTDLALHALAVFIVIAVNAAMGGRLLQPRQNLRS; translated from the coding sequence ATGTCCGACACGTCGCGTCACGAGGCACTGATTCAAGCGCTGGGCGAACAGCTGACGCCGGTGCGTCGCTTGCTGTCGCCATGGCGACGCACGCTGGGCTGGATGTTGCTCGTTGCCGTCATGGCGTCATTGCTGCTGTGGCGATTCGGTGCCGAGCCCATGATGCGCCGCTGGGAGCACACGCCGGATCTTGCCATTGCCGCCATCGGCGCCTTGCTGACGGCGATCAGCGCGGCATGGGCGGCGTTCTCGCTGGGTGTGCCTGGACGTTCTCGCGCATGGATATGGCTGCCCGTGCCGCCGGCCCTGCTGTGGATCGGTGCCAGCGGCGTCGGCTGCCTGCGCGTCCTGCTGTCCGGCGACGCGCACGCACACACGGCCGTCGATTGCCTGTTCCTGATCATCGGATTTTCCATTCCGTTGTCGGTGCTGATGATCGTGTTGCTGCGTCGCGCCTGTCCGTTGTCGCCCGTGCGCACCGCCGTGCTGATCGGCCTTGCGAGCGCGGGTGCGTCGGCGGTTCTGCTTGAGATCTGCCATAGCTTCATTTCCACCGGCACCGACCTCGCATTGCATGCCTTGGCAGTATTCATCGTGATAGCTGTCAACGCTGCCATGGGTGGCCGCCTCCTGCAGCCTCGTCAGAATTTGCGTTCCTGA
- a CDS encoding NAD(P)H-dependent flavin oxidoreductase translates to MSLPIIQAPMAGSDTAAMVAQVGDAGGLGSIGAGYLQAQALLDRVRQVRDATSKPFAINLFVLPEAFEVDQAAVDFACRQLDHLMEGEGLDVRCEYPARWAPSFRDQFAALCEARPRVASFAFGLISPEQMRELRQRDILVVGTATNADEAMAWEALGADAIGLQGSEAGGHRGGFLHGDAGSMIGLMALIPQVMRAVTIPVIAAGGIMNGRQIHAALGLGAVACQMGTAFLACEESAAAPGWKRDLTVSREQEVVTIHSISGRAARGLNNTWVKALEPVADRLPPYPILNALTSPLRKAAVAAGRADLTNEWSGQGVGMARAVSVARLMADLARELDEARRA, encoded by the coding sequence ATGAGCTTGCCCATCATCCAGGCACCGATGGCCGGGTCGGATACCGCGGCGATGGTCGCGCAAGTGGGTGACGCGGGTGGCCTCGGTTCCATCGGCGCCGGTTATCTCCAGGCGCAGGCCCTGCTCGATCGCGTGAGGCAGGTGCGCGATGCGACGTCGAAGCCCTTCGCCATCAATCTCTTCGTGTTGCCGGAAGCGTTCGAGGTCGATCAGGCCGCCGTTGACTTCGCATGTCGACAGCTCGATCACCTGATGGAGGGCGAAGGCCTGGATGTGCGCTGCGAGTATCCGGCGCGCTGGGCGCCGTCATTCCGCGATCAGTTCGCGGCGTTGTGCGAGGCGCGCCCGCGCGTCGCCAGTTTTGCCTTTGGCCTGATCTCGCCGGAGCAAATGCGCGAACTCAGACAGCGCGACATCCTCGTGGTGGGTACCGCGACGAATGCCGACGAGGCGATGGCATGGGAGGCGCTGGGCGCGGATGCCATCGGGCTGCAGGGCTCGGAAGCGGGTGGTCATCGCGGCGGTTTCCTGCATGGCGATGCTGGTTCGATGATCGGACTGATGGCGCTGATTCCGCAGGTCATGCGCGCGGTGACGATCCCGGTGATTGCCGCTGGCGGCATCATGAACGGCAGGCAGATCCACGCGGCGCTCGGTCTGGGTGCCGTCGCGTGCCAGATGGGTACCGCGTTTCTCGCCTGCGAGGAAAGCGCGGCCGCGCCGGGCTGGAAACGCGACCTGACCGTGTCCCGCGAGCAAGAGGTCGTCACCATCCACAGCATCTCGGGCCGGGCAGCGCGCGGGCTGAACAACACCTGGGTGAAAGCGCTGGAGCCGGTGGCCGATCGCCTGCCGCCGTATCCCATTCTCAACGCGCTCACCTCGCCACTGCGCAAGGCCGCCGTCGCCGCCGGGCGGGCCGATCTCACCAACGAATGGAGCGGGCAGGGTGTGGGCATGGCGCGTGCGGTGAGCGTGGCGCGGCTGATGGCCGACCTGGCGCGGGAGCTGGACGAAGCGCGTCGTGCGTAG
- a CDS encoding cytochrome c biogenesis protein DipZ, whose product MFLLILAYFGGFITILSPCILPVLPFVFSRADRPFARNGLPMLIGMALTFALVATLAAVGGGWAIRANQYGRVVALVVLALLGLTLVSERLADWLTRPFVALGNKLVQREDANRDSIWSAAGLGVATGLLWAPCAGPILGLLLTAAALNGASVTTTLLLLTYALGAATSLALALVIGGKVFSAMKRSLGAGEWIRRTLGVLVLVGVGAIALGFDTGWLTRVSLASTGGFEQRLVNMVRPAPKPQPAVQPGKALGVEGTMPSLDGATAWLNSAPLSTMSLRGKVVLVDFWTYSCINCIRSLPYVRAWADKYKDHGLVVIGVHAPEFAFEKDLGNVTKAVKDLGVTYPVALDNDFAIWRGFNNEYWPAHYFIDPKGQIRHHHFGEGEYQQSEDVIRQLLTEAGQTNLPGGYVDPQAKGAEAAGSGDYNRSPETYVGYQRAQNFMGGPFARDDSWSYHAPSQLNAHQWSLDGQWTVHDESAQLDRAGGRIVYRFRGRDLHLVLGPGADGKPVRFRVRIDGKAPGNDHGMDIDAGGNGTVTSQRLYQLVRQANGTGERTFEIEFLDPGVRAYAFTFG is encoded by the coding sequence ATGTTCCTGCTGATCCTTGCCTACTTCGGCGGCTTCATCACCATCCTCAGCCCCTGCATCCTGCCGGTGCTGCCCTTTGTGTTCTCGCGCGCCGACCGCCCGTTTGCGCGCAACGGCCTGCCCATGCTGATCGGCATGGCGCTCACCTTCGCCCTGGTCGCCACGCTGGCGGCCGTAGGCGGGGGCTGGGCCATCCGTGCCAACCAGTACGGCCGGGTAGTGGCTCTCGTGGTGCTTGCCTTGCTTGGCCTCACGCTGGTCTCCGAACGCCTGGCCGACTGGCTGACCCGTCCCTTCGTCGCCCTCGGCAACAAGCTCGTGCAGCGCGAAGACGCCAACCGCGATTCCATCTGGTCGGCGGCGGGCCTGGGCGTCGCTACGGGCCTGCTGTGGGCACCGTGTGCCGGGCCCATCCTCGGGCTGCTGCTCACCGCCGCGGCGCTCAATGGCGCCAGCGTGACCACTACGCTGTTGCTTCTCACCTACGCCCTCGGTGCGGCCACATCGCTGGCACTGGCCCTGGTCATCGGAGGCAAGGTGTTCTCGGCCATGAAGCGCTCGCTCGGCGCCGGCGAATGGATCCGCCGCACGCTGGGCGTCCTGGTGCTGGTCGGCGTGGGTGCGATTGCGCTGGGATTCGATACCGGCTGGCTGACGCGCGTTTCGCTGGCCAGCACGGGTGGTTTCGAGCAACGGCTGGTGAACATGGTTCGCCCGGCACCCAAGCCGCAACCCGCAGTGCAGCCCGGGAAAGCGCTGGGCGTGGAAGGCACCATGCCTTCCCTCGATGGCGCCACCGCGTGGCTCAACAGTGCACCGCTCAGCACCATGTCACTTCGCGGCAAGGTCGTGCTGGTCGACTTCTGGACTTACTCCTGCATCAACTGCATCCGCTCCCTGCCCTATGTCCGCGCCTGGGCCGACAAGTACAAGGACCACGGCCTGGTTGTCATCGGCGTGCATGCGCCTGAGTTCGCCTTTGAGAAGGACCTGGGCAATGTCACCAAGGCTGTGAAAGACCTTGGCGTCACGTATCCGGTAGCGCTCGACAACGACTTTGCCATCTGGCGCGGCTTCAACAACGAGTACTGGCCCGCGCATTACTTCATCGATCCGAAAGGCCAGATTCGCCACCATCATTTTGGCGAGGGCGAGTACCAGCAAAGCGAAGACGTCATCCGTCAATTGCTGACTGAAGCGGGCCAGACCAACCTCCCTGGCGGCTATGTCGACCCGCAGGCAAAGGGCGCGGAAGCCGCCGGCTCAGGCGACTACAACCGCTCGCCGGAAACCTATGTCGGCTACCAGCGCGCGCAGAATTTCATGGGTGGACCGTTTGCACGCGACGACAGCTGGAGCTACCACGCGCCGTCGCAACTCAACGCGCACCAGTGGTCGCTCGACGGTCAATGGACCGTCCATGACGAAAGTGCCCAGCTGGATCGCGCCGGCGGCCGCATCGTCTATCGTTTCCGTGGCCGTGACCTGCATCTGGTGCTCGGCCCGGGTGCTGACGGCAAGCCGGTTCGATTCCGCGTGCGAATCGATGGCAAGGCACCGGGCAACGACCACGGCATGGATATCGATGCGGGCGGCAATGGCACCGTAACGTCACAGCGCCTCTACCAGCTGGTGCGCCAGGCCAACGGTACCGGCGAGCGCACGTTCGAGATCGAATTCCTCGATCCGGGCGTCCGCGCCTACGCCTTCACCTTCGGTTGA
- a CDS encoding pentapeptide MXKDX repeat protein: protein MKASRYTVLAAAVALSLGFGMHAMAQDASKDAMKSQDSMKSQDAMKSDAMKSDSMKSDAMKSDDMKSDATKSDADKAKSGKHHKHNKSKSTEPAATPPASGT from the coding sequence ATGAAAGCTTCCCGTTACACCGTGTTGGCCGCCGCTGTGGCCCTGTCGCTCGGCTTCGGCATGCATGCGATGGCGCAGGACGCCAGCAAAGACGCGATGAAGTCCCAGGATTCGATGAAGTCACAGGACGCCATGAAATCGGATGCCATGAAGTCCGACTCGATGAAGTCCGACGCCATGAAATCGGATGACATGAAGTCCGATGCGACCAAGTCGGACGCCGACAAGGCCAAGAGTGGCAAGCATCACAAGCACAACAAGTCCAAGAGCACCGAGCCGGCAGCGACGCCGCCGGCCAGTGGTACCTGA
- the lptE gene encoding LPS assembly lipoprotein LptE yields the protein MSRMFRTSLVLVAALALSACGFHLRQSAALPDSMKRVHLTVAGGGDLQRNLARALEASGSTLEEKPGPDIAEVNIPVARFSTDTLTVSGAARVTEYTVHYQVQFAVNDGAGHPVVPPQTVNMSRDFSYDAYNTVGTTAQVEEIQRSLNDDMVQAILFRLQAAQKHGGTLAAPAPAPATSASAAH from the coding sequence ATGAGCCGCATGTTCAGGACTTCGCTGGTGCTGGTTGCTGCCCTCGCGCTTTCGGCGTGCGGTTTTCATTTGCGGCAGAGCGCCGCCCTCCCTGATTCGATGAAGCGGGTGCACCTCACGGTTGCCGGCGGTGGCGACCTTCAGCGCAACCTGGCCCGCGCGCTGGAAGCTTCCGGCTCCACGCTGGAAGAGAAGCCCGGTCCCGATATCGCCGAGGTGAACATTCCGGTGGCGCGCTTCAGTACCGATACGCTGACGGTCAGCGGCGCGGCGCGCGTGACGGAATACACCGTGCATTACCAGGTGCAGTTCGCCGTGAACGACGGCGCCGGCCACCCGGTGGTCCCGCCGCAGACGGTCAACATGTCGCGCGATTTCAGCTACGACGCTTACAACACCGTCGGTACGACCGCGCAGGTGGAGGAAATCCAGCGCAGCCTCAATGACGATATGGTGCAGGCCATCCTGTTCCGTCTGCAGGCCGCACAGAAGCACGGTGGCACCCTGGCGGCACCGGCACCGGCTCCGGCCACATCGGCCAGCGCGGCGCACTGA
- the nadD gene encoding nicotinate-nucleotide adenylyltransferase, translated as MKPLALFGGTFDPVHLGHLSVAWEAAELLDAEVRLMPAHVPPHRPAPLASADQRVALLKAALQGQARLALDTRELERQGPSYTVDTLRELRAEIGERPLVLLVGADAFAGLPTWHRWRELFKLAHIGVLSRPGADVVVPDELHAEVAQRGVADVRLLRESSSGHMAELSVTPLEISATRIRELLAEGRDPRYLLPCGVFADASLLQPYRSAR; from the coding sequence ATGAAACCCCTGGCCTTGTTTGGTGGCACGTTCGATCCGGTGCACCTGGGTCACCTGAGCGTCGCCTGGGAAGCCGCCGAGTTGCTCGATGCCGAAGTGCGCCTGATGCCTGCTCACGTGCCGCCGCATCGTCCGGCGCCACTGGCGTCAGCCGATCAGCGCGTGGCCTTGTTGAAGGCCGCGTTGCAGGGGCAGGCGCGGCTGGCGCTGGATACGCGTGAACTTGAGCGGCAAGGTCCGTCGTACACGGTCGACACCTTGCGCGAACTGCGCGCGGAGATCGGCGAGCGTCCCTTGGTCTTGCTCGTCGGCGCGGATGCATTTGCCGGACTGCCAACGTGGCACCGCTGGCGCGAGTTGTTCAAGCTCGCGCATATCGGCGTGTTGAGTCGACCGGGCGCCGATGTCGTCGTGCCGGATGAGTTGCATGCCGAAGTGGCGCAACGCGGCGTGGCCGACGTGCGCTTGCTGCGCGAGTCGTCATCCGGACACATGGCCGAGCTGTCGGTCACGCCGCTCGAAATATCCGCCACGCGCATCCGCGAGCTGCTGGCCGAAGGGCGCGATCCACGCTATCTGCTGCCGTGTGGCGTCTTCGCCGATGCCAGCCTGCTGCAACCCTATCGCTCAGCCCGCTGA
- the rlmH gene encoding 23S rRNA (pseudouridine(1915)-N(3))-methyltransferase RlmH, with amino-acid sequence MRARLIAVGERMPAWVAEGFAEYRKRLSHDLPLELIELKPGVRGKGRDDARAILDEGAAILAALPRDIHVVALDGRGKTWSSEELAQQLERWRMSGRDLAFLIGGPDGHAPEVLARADQTWSLGPLTLPHMLVRLVLAEQLYRATTLLSGHPYHRA; translated from the coding sequence ATGCGCGCACGCCTGATCGCCGTTGGTGAACGCATGCCCGCCTGGGTGGCGGAGGGTTTCGCCGAGTATCGCAAACGCCTTTCCCATGACCTGCCGCTGGAGCTCATCGAGCTCAAGCCGGGCGTGCGTGGGAAAGGCCGCGACGATGCGCGGGCGATCCTCGATGAAGGCGCCGCGATCCTTGCGGCCTTGCCGCGCGATATCCATGTGGTCGCGCTGGACGGTCGGGGCAAGACCTGGTCGAGTGAGGAGCTGGCACAACAGCTGGAGCGCTGGCGCATGTCCGGGCGCGACCTCGCGTTCCTGATCGGCGGGCCGGATGGCCATGCGCCGGAGGTGCTGGCGCGCGCGGACCAGACATGGTCGCTGGGGCCGTTGACGCTGCCACATATGCTGGTGCGGCTGGTGCTGGCAGAGCAGCTGTACCGGGCGACGACGTTGCTATCAGGGCATCCGTATCACCGGGCGTGA
- a CDS encoding RNA polymerase sigma factor, translated as MSGLTASGSMGLYVGTAHGTLARFPLSDDASRQLDPGDLRRAAWMAAAQTGDRRAYEQVLAEAVPLIRAAARRQGVPTDSIDDVVQETLLTIHRVRQTFDPSRSFDAWLNAIASRRAIDGLRGQGRRDRREVNDELAYENHPDGDDATRDTQRAQDDARLHEAIAGLPPGQREAVEHLALKEQSLAEAAQATGRTAGALKVNLHRALKALRQRIEGDA; from the coding sequence ATGAGTGGCTTGACCGCCAGCGGCAGCATGGGTCTATATGTCGGCACCGCCCATGGCACGCTTGCGCGTTTCCCCTTGTCCGACGATGCCTCCCGACAGCTTGATCCCGGTGACCTGCGCCGCGCGGCCTGGATGGCGGCTGCGCAGACAGGCGACCGGCGTGCCTACGAGCAAGTGCTTGCCGAAGCCGTGCCGTTGATTCGCGCGGCGGCGCGGCGGCAGGGCGTGCCGACGGACAGCATCGATGATGTCGTGCAGGAGACGCTGCTTACCATCCATCGCGTGCGCCAGACCTTCGACCCGTCCCGCTCCTTCGACGCCTGGTTGAACGCGATCGCGTCGCGGCGGGCGATCGACGGCCTGCGCGGACAGGGTCGTCGCGATCGACGAGAAGTGAATGACGAACTGGCTTATGAAAACCATCCCGACGGCGACGACGCCACGCGCGACACGCAGCGCGCGCAGGACGACGCGCGCCTGCATGAGGCCATTGCCGGCTTGCCGCCAGGACAGCGCGAAGCGGTGGAGCATCTGGCCTTGAAGGAGCAATCGCTCGCCGAGGCCGCGCAGGCCACCGGGCGCACGGCCGGTGCCCTCAAGGTGAACCTGCATCGTGCCTTGAAGGCCCTGCGCCAGCGCATCGAGGGAGACGCGTGA
- the holA gene encoding DNA polymerase III subunit delta, which translates to MPLTPPQWQKSLAGDSLQPVYLLAGEELLVLEAADALRAQARRLGYTERDVLDVGNHFDWDELARSAAGMSLFATRRLLDLRLPTGRPGVEGAKAINEFCANPPPDVTLLITATDWSNKHEGAWTKNLDSAGAMVVFHAPKPHEWLAWVGARLTSRGLQASQDAVALLAERVEGNLLAAAQEIDKLVVLRGNQNTRIEAGEMEHLVADSARYDAFKLTDAAFAGDGGRALHILAGLRAEGDELIALMGWLVNQLQLALRLANARDFAAQARAERLWPAREQLFRKALRRAPREHWLQCLARAARIDRIAKGREAGEPWLEAERLIAAIAEPRAAHALA; encoded by the coding sequence ATGCCGCTGACGCCTCCGCAATGGCAAAAGTCGCTCGCGGGCGACAGCCTGCAGCCGGTGTATCTGCTGGCAGGCGAAGAGTTGCTGGTGCTGGAGGCGGCTGACGCTTTGCGCGCGCAGGCGCGGCGGCTTGGCTATACCGAGCGCGACGTCCTCGACGTGGGCAACCACTTCGACTGGGATGAGCTGGCGCGTTCGGCGGCGGGCATGTCCCTGTTCGCCACGCGACGCTTGCTCGACCTGCGCTTGCCGACCGGACGCCCCGGTGTCGAAGGCGCGAAGGCCATCAATGAGTTTTGCGCCAATCCGCCGCCCGATGTGACCTTGCTGATCACGGCGACCGACTGGAGCAACAAGCACGAAGGCGCCTGGACGAAGAACCTCGACAGCGCGGGCGCCATGGTGGTGTTCCATGCGCCCAAGCCGCACGAGTGGCTGGCGTGGGTCGGTGCGCGCCTGACGTCGCGTGGCCTCCAGGCCTCGCAGGATGCGGTCGCGCTGCTGGCCGAGCGCGTGGAAGGCAACCTGCTGGCCGCGGCGCAGGAGATCGACAAGCTGGTCGTTCTTCGCGGCAACCAGAACACGCGCATCGAAGCGGGCGAGATGGAACATCTCGTCGCCGACAGCGCGCGCTACGACGCTTTCAAGCTTACCGATGCCGCGTTTGCCGGTGACGGTGGGCGTGCGCTGCATATCCTTGCCGGCCTGCGCGCGGAAGGTGATGAACTCATTGCGCTGATGGGCTGGCTGGTCAATCAGCTCCAGCTGGCGCTGCGCCTTGCCAACGCACGCGACTTCGCGGCGCAGGCCCGCGCGGAACGCCTGTGGCCAGCGCGCGAGCAGCTGTTCCGCAAGGCGCTTCGCCGGGCACCGCGCGAACACTGGCTGCAGTGTCTCGCACGAGCCGCGCGCATCGATCGCATCGCCAAGGGTCGTGAAGCTGGCGAGCCGTGGCTCGAGGCCGAGCGCCTGATCGCTGCGATTGCCGAACCCCGGGCTGCCCACGCACTCGCATGA
- the rsfS gene encoding ribosome silencing factor: MSQTSQRNKSVNTESLRKHVINALEDLKAKDIREIDVRGKTSIADLLVVASGTSARHVKSIADEVVKFAKKAGVMPIGVEGEQEAEWVLVDLGDVIVHVMLPRIREFYGLERLWTVGDREADNEAVNAG, from the coding sequence TTGAGTCAGACCTCCCAACGTAACAAGTCGGTTAACACCGAATCCCTCCGCAAGCACGTCATCAACGCGCTGGAGGACCTCAAAGCCAAGGACATTCGCGAAATCGACGTCCGCGGCAAGACCTCCATCGCCGACCTCCTGGTCGTCGCCTCGGGCACTTCCGCCCGCCATGTGAAATCCATCGCTGATGAAGTCGTCAAGTTCGCCAAGAAGGCGGGCGTGATGCCGATCGGCGTGGAAGGCGAGCAGGAAGCCGAGTGGGTCCTGGTGGACCTGGGCGATGTGATCGTTCACGTCATGCTCCCGCGCATCCGCGAGTTCTACGGCCTGGAGCGGCTGTGGACCGTGGGCGACCGCGAAGCCGACAACGAAGCCGTCAACGCGGGCTGA
- the msrB gene encoding peptide-methionine (R)-S-oxide reductase MsrB: MTTRNLETLRQAQRRDFLRMLAIGGSAAALGGAWLWRSGKPPVEAAIAAPVAGAADAPDLLLECFADVDGRRLGPCHVKKLVLTDTQWRQRLSEEAFDVMRREGTERAFSGAYEHMHIGKGLFRCMGCDTALFDAATKFDSGTGWPSFWQPIAKANVIEKTDRSFGMERIAVTCAGCDSHLGHVFDDGPKPTGLRYCMNSVALRFVPRSAG, from the coding sequence ATGACAACGCGAAACCTGGAAACGCTCAGGCAAGCCCAGCGGCGCGACTTTCTGCGCATGCTGGCGATCGGTGGGAGTGCGGCGGCGCTCGGTGGCGCGTGGCTATGGCGTAGCGGAAAACCGCCCGTCGAGGCCGCCATCGCAGCACCCGTCGCAGGTGCGGCCGACGCGCCGGATCTGTTGCTCGAATGCTTCGCCGATGTCGACGGCCGGCGCCTGGGCCCGTGCCACGTGAAGAAACTCGTGCTCACGGACACGCAGTGGCGTCAGCGCCTTTCCGAAGAAGCCTTCGATGTCATGCGACGCGAAGGGACCGAGCGCGCTTTCAGCGGCGCGTACGAACACATGCACATCGGCAAGGGCCTGTTTCGCTGCATGGGTTGCGACACCGCCTTGTTCGATGCGGCGACAAAGTTCGATTCGGGCACGGGATGGCCGAGCTTCTGGCAGCCAATCGCCAAAGCCAACGTGATCGAGAAAACCGACCGGAGCTTCGGCATGGAACGCATCGCCGTCACCTGCGCCGGTTGCGACAGCCACCTGGGACACGTATTCGACGACGGCCCCAAGCCGACGGGCCTGCGCTACTGCATGAATTCGGTCGCGCTGCGTTTCGTACCGCGCTCAGCGGGCTGA